A genomic segment from Dasypus novemcinctus isolate mDasNov1 chromosome X, mDasNov1.1.hap2, whole genome shotgun sequence encodes:
- the LOC131277239 gene encoding 14-3-3 protein zeta/delta — protein sequence MDKNELVQKAKLAEQAERYDDMAACMKSVTEQGAELSNEERNLLSVAYKNVVGARRSSWRVVSSIEQKTEGAEKKQQMAREYREKIETELRDICNDVLSLLEKFLIPNASQAESKVFYLKMKGDYYRYLAEVAAGDDKKGIVDQSQQAYQEAFEISKKEMQPTHPIRLGLALNFSVFYYEILNSPEKACSLAKTAFDEAIAELDTLSEESYKDSTLIMQLLRDNLTLWTSDTQGDEAEAGEGGEN from the coding sequence ATGGATAAAAATGAGCTGGTACAGAAGGCCAAACTGGCCGAGCAGGCTGAGCGATATGATGACATGGCAGCCTGCATGAAGTCTGTAACTGAGCAAGGAGCTGAATTATCCAATGAGGAGAGGAATCTTCTCTCCGTTGCTTATAAAAATGTTGTAGGAGCTCGTAGGTCATCTTGGAGGGTCGTCTCAAGTATTGAGCAAAAGACGGAAGGTGCTGAGAAAAAACAGCAGATGGCTcgagaatacagagagaaaattgAGACCGAGCTAAGAGATATCTGCAATGATGTACTGTCTCTCTTGGAAAAGTTCTTGATCCCCAATGCCTCACAAGCAGAGAGCAAAGTCttctatttgaaaatgaaaggagactACTATCGTTACTTGGCTGAGGTTGCTGCTGGTGATGACAAGAAAGGGATTGTGGATCAGTCACAACAAGCATACCAAGAAGCATTTGAAATCAGCAAAAAGGAAATGCAACCAACGCATCCTATCAGATTGGGTCTGGCCCTTAACTTTTCTGTGTTCTATTACGAGATTCTGAACTCCCCGGAGAAAGCTTGCTCTCTTGCAAAGACAGCTTTTGATGAAGCCATTGCTGAACTTGATACATTAAGTGAAGAGTCATACAAAGACAGCACGCTAATAATGCAATTACTGAGAGACAACTTGACATTGTGGACATCAGATACCCAAGGAGATGAAGCTGAAGCAGGAGAAGGAGGGGAAAATTAA